A single Thermosynechococcus vestitus BP-1 DNA region contains:
- the mtnA gene encoding S-methyl-5-thioribose-1-phosphate isomerase — translation MAVTANVGTIFPVVWAGDRVQLIDQTRLPEQYELREITTAAEMATAIRTMIVRGAPAIGVAAAFGMVLGAREYRGSDREGFLIHLENIASQLRQTRPTAVNLFWAIDRLLAAAQQPTPTLEELQQHLLETAQTIAREDVQTCQAIGKNGLGVLPKTPEKLRLLTHCNAGALATAGYGTALGVVRAAWAAGRLERLYADETRPRLQGAKLTAWECVQEGIPVTLIADTMAAHCMQRGMIDAVVVGADRIALNGDTANKIGTYSVALAAKAHNIPFFVAAPLSTIDTSIATGAEIPIEERHPQEIYQVGFSRITPAGVDFYNPAFDVTPAHLISGIITELGVFAPVDLARGIGAVSG, via the coding sequence GTGGCTGTCACAGCAAATGTCGGAACCATCTTTCCTGTGGTGTGGGCGGGCGATCGGGTGCAATTAATTGACCAAACTCGCTTGCCAGAACAGTATGAACTCCGGGAGATCACCACGGCAGCGGAGATGGCCACCGCGATTCGGACGATGATTGTCCGGGGTGCACCCGCAATTGGTGTGGCAGCAGCCTTTGGCATGGTCTTGGGAGCACGGGAATACAGGGGCAGCGATCGCGAGGGCTTCTTAATCCACCTTGAGAATATTGCTTCGCAATTACGCCAAACCCGCCCGACCGCAGTGAATTTATTTTGGGCGATCGATCGCCTGCTAGCCGCAGCCCAACAACCCACCCCCACCCTTGAGGAACTGCAGCAACACCTCCTTGAAACAGCACAAACTATTGCCCGTGAAGATGTGCAAACCTGCCAAGCCATCGGCAAAAACGGCCTTGGTGTTCTGCCGAAAACTCCCGAGAAATTGCGCCTCCTTACCCACTGCAATGCGGGTGCTCTAGCAACAGCAGGCTATGGAACAGCCTTAGGGGTGGTTCGGGCAGCTTGGGCGGCGGGTCGCTTAGAGCGGCTCTATGCCGATGAAACCCGTCCCCGCCTTCAAGGGGCCAAACTAACTGCTTGGGAATGTGTCCAAGAGGGCATTCCCGTCACCCTGATTGCTGATACCATGGCCGCCCACTGTATGCAGCGGGGGATGATTGATGCTGTGGTCGTAGGGGCGGATCGCATTGCCCTGAATGGCGATACCGCCAACAAAATTGGCACCTACAGCGTTGCCCTGGCCGCCAAGGCCCACAACATTCCTTTCTTTGTTGCCGCGCCCCTTTCGACAATTGACACCAGCATTGCCACTGGGGCGGAAATTCCCATTGAGGAGCGCCACCCCCAAGAAATTTATCAGGTGGGGTTTAGCCGTATTACTCCCGCTGGCGTGGATTTTTACAATCCTGCCTTTGATGTTACCCCTGCCCATTTAATTAGCGGCATTATCACCGAGCTAGGGGTCTTTGCTCCCGTTGATCTCGCACGGGGAATTGGTGCAGTATCAGGCTAA
- a CDS encoding precorrin-8X methylmutase, with product MEWHHFDVTQLRLIDQLLAGHHLSPAQYDITRRVIYATGDLEYQNLIVYSEQALQSGVAALAAHTPIVVDVTMVQVGLLSYTQNTFGNPIYCGAETFTRPQQEKSRIAFGVETLARRHPTAIFVLSSDHSALEPLLTLVEAQEIRPALIIDAAPNFLPPTLDRLQNSWVPHIAIKGSKGGVSVATAIMNGLLKLAWTAYGDPLP from the coding sequence ATGGAATGGCACCATTTTGATGTTACGCAATTACGCCTGATTGATCAGTTGCTGGCTGGGCATCACCTCAGTCCAGCACAGTACGATATTACGCGCCGTGTGATTTATGCAACGGGGGATTTAGAATACCAAAATTTGATTGTCTATTCAGAGCAGGCTTTGCAATCTGGTGTGGCTGCCCTTGCTGCTCATACCCCGATTGTGGTGGATGTGACAATGGTGCAGGTGGGGCTGCTCTCCTACACCCAAAACACCTTTGGCAATCCCATTTACTGTGGGGCAGAAACCTTCACCCGTCCACAGCAGGAAAAGTCTCGCATTGCCTTTGGTGTTGAAACCTTGGCACGACGGCATCCCACGGCGATCTTTGTTCTTAGTAGTGATCATTCAGCCCTAGAACCCCTCCTGACTTTGGTGGAGGCTCAGGAAATTCGCCCTGCCTTAATTATTGACGCTGCCCCTAATTTTCTCCCCCCCACCTTAGATCGCCTGCAAAACTCTTGGGTACCCCACATTGCCATTAAGGGTTCCAAGGGGGGCGTGAGCGTTGCCACAGCAATTATGAACGGTTTACTGAAGTTGGCTTGGACGGCCTATGGTGACCCCCTTCCCTGA
- a CDS encoding CGLD27 family protein, which translates to MSQSLCPVPADQRPINEYRDLKASWFFEWSSWPRPRFQRRLLLLWGMAWFVSGPVAIASFSLKEAPFHTFLAAALGANVLLLLILLRLVLGWAYVGDRLQRPTVVYEETGWYDGQEWQKPEPELAQDRLIYTYELRPILQRLQVTLLALVIFSLGLALGWALL; encoded by the coding sequence GTGTCTCAGAGTCTCTGTCCCGTTCCGGCAGATCAACGACCAATTAACGAGTATCGTGACCTCAAAGCCTCTTGGTTTTTTGAATGGTCGAGTTGGCCGCGGCCGCGTTTTCAACGGCGTTTGCTGCTGCTGTGGGGCATGGCTTGGTTCGTCAGTGGACCGGTGGCGATCGCCAGCTTTTCTTTGAAGGAGGCCCCCTTTCACACCTTCTTGGCCGCTGCCCTAGGAGCCAATGTCCTGCTGTTACTCATTCTCCTGCGCCTTGTGTTGGGTTGGGCCTACGTGGGCGATCGCCTGCAACGTCCCACCGTGGTTTATGAAGAAACGGGTTGGTATGACGGTCAAGAATGGCAAAAGCCGGAACCGGAATTGGCTCAGGACCGCCTCATCTATACCTACGAGTTGCGCCCGATTTTGCAACGGTTACAGGTGACCCTTTTGGCGCTCGTGATCTTTTCTTTGGGACTTGCCCTTGGTTGGGCACTTCTGTAG
- a CDS encoding asparaginase → MSKRTQAPTLDVYLLREGIVESHHHAHAVVCDARGRILALAGNAETAAFIRSALKPLQALAVTTTGTMERFDLSDRDLAIICSSHQGRIEQVRQVFNILWRADVDPTALQCPVPPGRQGALQHNCSGKHAGMLAVCQQRNWPLASYLHKHHPVQTLILAKVAELLKMPAAEFICAHDDCGAPTYLMQLGQMATLYGQLASGNDWAMERVVRAMTHHPDFVAGPGAFDSELMRLTEGEILSKSGAEGIQCVARVGEGMGLAIKVSDGAKRAKYAVAIQLLKQLGWITPSVAEALGEQFLIPNQFTRLEVNGELTFA, encoded by the coding sequence ATGTCCAAACGCACCCAAGCTCCTACCCTCGATGTTTACTTACTGCGGGAAGGGATTGTTGAGTCGCACCACCATGCCCATGCCGTTGTCTGTGATGCCCGGGGACGGATTCTTGCCCTTGCCGGAAATGCTGAAACCGCCGCTTTTATCCGCTCTGCCCTCAAGCCCTTGCAGGCCTTGGCAGTGACGACAACGGGAACAATGGAGCGGTTTGATTTGAGCGATCGCGACCTTGCGATTATCTGTAGCTCTCACCAAGGGCGTATTGAGCAAGTACGCCAAGTCTTTAACATCCTCTGGCGTGCCGATGTGGATCCCACCGCCTTGCAATGTCCCGTTCCCCCCGGCCGCCAAGGGGCACTGCAGCACAACTGTTCGGGTAAACACGCGGGGATGCTAGCGGTTTGTCAACAGCGCAATTGGCCATTGGCAAGCTACCTGCACAAACATCACCCCGTTCAGACTCTCATCCTCGCCAAGGTGGCCGAACTGCTGAAAATGCCCGCCGCCGAGTTTATCTGTGCCCACGATGACTGTGGAGCGCCCACGTACTTGATGCAACTGGGGCAGATGGCTACCCTTTACGGCCAACTTGCCTCTGGCAATGACTGGGCAATGGAGCGCGTCGTTCGCGCCATGACCCACCACCCTGATTTTGTTGCAGGCCCCGGTGCCTTTGATAGTGAGCTGATGCGCCTGACGGAGGGGGAAATTCTCAGTAAGTCTGGGGCTGAGGGGATTCAATGTGTAGCGCGGGTGGGGGAAGGCATGGGATTGGCAATCAAGGTCAGTGATGGTGCCAAGCGTGCCAAATATGCCGTTGCCATTCAACTGTTGAAGCAACTAGGCTGGATTACCCCCAGTGTGGCGGAGGCCTTGGGGGAGCAGTTTCTGATTCCCAACCAATTTACCCGCCTCGAGGTCAATGGTGAACTGACCTTTGCCTAG